Proteins from a genomic interval of Debaryomyces hansenii CBS767 chromosome E complete sequence:
- a CDS encoding DEHA2E24266p (weakly similar to uniprot|P04386 Saccharomyces cerevisiae YPL248C GAL4 DNA-binding transcription factor required for the activation of the GAL genes in response to galactose repressed by Gal80p and activated by Gal3p), with product MADRTDDFQIPQLLPPTVNVNQNSNINSDNRHLRKKQHSKAMMLQPKSDNLNFNWDERTAYHDKAQPSIIDGKATAEESGYLGTVFSSAVINLVGNGFFLHETRLEGRKRAIRHPLEYPDQKISKQRIEYYIDQYFETYHISYPIIHKPTFMAQINEIIPRPETDWESLYYIVAAIGSFMSAISQEESDDLDLFDIAKSKLSIDVLETGNITLVQTLTLMSNYLQKRDKPNSGYNYLGVAVRMALGLRMHRQIEDSNESTLDQEMRRRVWWCLYIFDCGQTIGYGRPLGIPCSGIDARLPLNILDSNLTALTVKLPDEEYQPTVITSVRLQSLFHLLSNSIYERIITDPFPSAQLLLDWDQLYLERWRKLIPDYFKKDEISSRFKLARFVLEWRYRNLKIIMFRTFLLKRIILSPKSSDKYNEDEYESKAAEMCLKECSDTITSMAMFWKENTKNNRMEVWYSLYFLIPAVLMPLVCLRNDPTSSYAKHWRLMSISHKISFRN from the coding sequence ATGGCTGATAGAACCGACGATTTTCAAATACCTCAACTTTTACCACCAACTGTTAACGTTAAtcaaaattctaatataaattctgaTAATCGGCATTTACGAAAAAAACAGCATTCTAAAGCCATGATGTTACAACCGAAGTCggataatttgaatttcaattgGGATGAAAGGACTGCATATCATGACAAGGCACAACCTTCAATTATTGATGGGAAGGCCACAGCAGAGGAAAGTGGTTACCTCGGAACTGTGTTTAGTTCTGCTGTTATTAATTTGGTGGGTAATGGATTCTTCTTACACGAAACAAGATTAGAAGGGCGCAAAAGGGCTATACGACACCCTTTAGAGTATCCAGATCAAAAAATAAGTAAGCAAAGGATAGAATATTACattgatcaatattttgaaactTATCATATTTCATATCCAATTATTCATAAACCAACATTCATGGCacaaataaatgaaattattccACGACCAGAAACCGACTGGGAAAGTTTATATTACATTGTTGCAGCAATTGGCTCGTTCATGTCAGCAATTTCacaagaagaaagtgaTGACTTGGATCTCTTTGATATCGCAAAATCCAAACTATCAATAGATGTTTTGGAAACCGGTAATATCACTTTGGTGCAGACGTTAACCTTAATGTCcaattatttacaaaagAGAGATAAACCTAATTCAGGCTATAATTATCTAGGGGTAGCAGTTAGGATGGCACTAGGTCTTAGAATGCATAGACAAATTGAGGATTCAAATGAATCTACCTTGGACCAAGAAATGAGAAGAAGAGTTTGGTGGtgtttatatatttttgattgTGGCCAAACTATTGGGTATGGTAGGCCATTAGGTATTCCGTGCTCTGGGATTGATGCAAGGTTACCGTTAAACATATTGGATTCTAACTTAACGGCTCTTACCGTTAAGTTACCAGACGAAGAATATCAACCGACGGTTATAACGAGTGTTAGATTACAATCATTATTCCATTTGCTAAGTAATAGCATTTATGAAAGAATCATAACGGATCCATTTCCATCTGCTCAGCTTTTATTGGATTGGGATCAGCTTTATCTAGAAAGGTGGCGAAAGTTGATACCCgattatttcaagaaagacgaaatttcttcaagattCAAACTAGCTCGCTTTGTTTTAGAATGGAGATACAGAAATTTAAAGATTATTATGTTTCGTAcatttttgttgaaaagGATTATTTTATCCCCAAAACTGCtggataaatataatgaagatgaatatgaatCAAAGGCTGCAGAAATGTGTTTAAAAGAGTGCAGTGATACGATCACCAGTATGGCAATGTTTTGGAAAGAAAATACCAAGAATAATAGGATGGAGGTCTGgtattctttatatttcttaattcCCGCTGTGTTGATGCCATTGGTTTGTCTTCGAAATGACCCAACTTCATCGTATGCGAAACATTGGAGGTTGATGTCAATTCTGCacaaaatatcattcaGAAATTGA
- a CDS encoding DEHA2E24288p (weakly similar to uniprot|Q05016 Saccharomyces cerevisiae YMR226C NADP(+)-dependent dehydrogenase) encodes MNNKIEFALITGASNGIGLELSRVFAKNNYGIIAVARNRDNLEILKNELQNYGSEVHVLVADLSDFNEIKKVEAEVENHKWNIDTIVLNAGQGLGGDFIEHTDLEAELKLIRLNVDSYVHLSKIFFPKLIERGRGSVLMTSSVSGTTPIPYEAVYGATKAFVNSFFWAVRNELKGKGINMTLLMPGATETNFFINAGLGETTIGSGEKDDARDVAERAWYALQSGHEYVYGSEKAEYEGDVLNRIQSESQKAQRHRIVSEPKK; translated from the coding sequence atgaacaataaaatagaGTTTGCTTTAATTACCGGTGCATCAAACGGAATTGGTCTAGAATTATCACGAGTTTTTgctaaaaataattatggtATAATTGCAGTTGCTAGGAATAGGGAcaatttagaaattttaaagaatgaattACAAAACTACGGTTCTGAAGTACACGTTTTGGTCGCCGATTTAAGtgatttcaatgaaatcaaaaaagtCGAGGCAGAAGTTGAAAACCATAAGTGGAATATTGATACTATAGTGCTCAATGCTGGACAAGGATTAGGGGGTGATTTCATAGAACATACTGATTTAGAAGCAGAATTGAAACTAATACGTTTAAATGTTGATTCTTATGTCCacttatcaaaaatatttttccctaaattgattgaaagAGGTAGGGGGAGCGTTTTAATGACTTCATCTGTTTCTGGTACAACTCCTATTCCTTATGAAGCTGTCTATGGAGCGACAAAGGCATTTGTGAATTCATTTTTCTGGGCTGTTCGAAATGAACTTAAGGGGAAAGGCATAAATATGACTCTACTTATGCCGGGAGCAACGGAAACAAACTTTTTTATAAATGCTGGCCTTGGAGAAACAACTATTGGATCTGGTGAAAAGGATGATGCAAGAGATGTCGCTGAAAGAGCATGGTATGCATTACAGAGCGGACATGAATATGTTTATGGTAGCGAGAAAGCAGAGTATGAAGGTGATGTTTTAAATAGAATTCAAAGCGAGCTGCAAAAAGCACAGAGGCATCGGATTGTCTCTGAGCCTAAGAAATGA